A stretch of the Desulforamulus ferrireducens genome encodes the following:
- a CDS encoding protein-glutamate methylesterase/protein-glutamine glutaminase, protein MLQVKVLVVDDSSLMRRLISRLLEEDKSIKVIGTAADGLEALQLIKTLKPDVVSLDVEMPKLDGIATLRRMMVECPTPTVMLSAHTHEGARATMDALSAGAVDFVSKPSTSADLPRMVEDLKSKLKVAARVSLRRVVKTTPPPLPRPKTPLPPKPAQTPIRRKQVCGKIDLVVIGCSTGGPAALQQIIPYLPANLPAGVVVVQHIPVGFSKSMAEHLDKKSAITVRHAEEGDEVKPGQVLIAPAGFDLNFRPRGNGAIVTLSNQGQPLAPGGFRPSVDWVMKSAAEVYGCRALGVLLTGMGRDGAQGMLSIKEQGGPTIAEHESTCVVYGMPKAAIDLGAAQKIVPLPQIAQEIQAFF, encoded by the coding sequence ATGCTGCAGGTTAAAGTCTTAGTGGTTGATGATTCCTCCTTAATGCGGCGGCTAATCAGTCGCCTGTTGGAGGAGGATAAAAGCATAAAGGTTATTGGTACCGCTGCCGATGGCCTGGAAGCCTTGCAGCTTATTAAAACCCTCAAGCCCGATGTGGTTTCCCTGGATGTGGAAATGCCTAAACTGGATGGCATAGCTACCCTGCGTCGCATGATGGTGGAATGCCCCACCCCGACGGTGATGCTCAGCGCCCACACCCACGAGGGTGCCCGGGCCACCATGGATGCTCTGTCCGCCGGTGCGGTGGACTTTGTGTCCAAACCCAGCACTTCCGCAGACCTGCCCAGAATGGTGGAAGACCTCAAAAGCAAGCTTAAGGTGGCGGCCAGGGTTTCTCTGCGCCGGGTGGTGAAAACTACGCCACCCCCGTTGCCCAGACCCAAGACCCCGCTGCCGCCCAAACCTGCCCAGACTCCCATTAGACGCAAACAGGTATGCGGTAAAATAGACCTGGTGGTCATTGGTTGCTCCACTGGCGGTCCTGCTGCCCTGCAGCAAATTATTCCCTACCTACCTGCCAATCTGCCCGCCGGCGTAGTGGTTGTTCAGCATATACCGGTGGGCTTTTCTAAATCTATGGCCGAGCACTTGGACAAAAAGAGTGCCATCACCGTTCGCCATGCCGAAGAAGGGGATGAAGTAAAACCCGGCCAGGTACTCATAGCCCCGGCTGGTTTTGATCTAAATTTCCGACCCCGTGGCAATGGTGCCATCGTTACCCTCAGTAACCAGGGACAACCCCTGGCCCCGGGCGGCTTTCGCCCCTCGGTGGATTGGGTGATGAAATCCGCCGCCGAGGTCTACGGCTGCCGTGCCCTTGGCGTACTCCTCACCGGCATGGGCCGGGACGGTGCCCAGGGTATGCTCAGCATTAAGGAACAGGGCGGCCCCACCATTGCCGAACACGAAAGCACCTGTGTGGTCTACGGTATGCCCAAGGCTGCCATTGATTTGGGAGCAGCCCAAAAGATAGTTCCCTTACCACAAATTGCCCAGGAAATTCAAGCGTTTTTTTAA
- the flgL gene encoding flagellar hook-associated protein FlgL, translated as MRITNRYMANNMLNNIQNNLSKLARSQEQIATSKRMLRPSDDPNMLGQLLSIKNTLSYNEQYARNIDDGLSYLDMNDAAMGTLGDVLKKVQELTLQGANDTYNSEDRKAIAEQIDKMIDQVVDLGNSTVGGKYIYAGTTNGNPPFERQGDVIYYKGDLHGVYREVLAGTDYRIDTPGVTIGIGYDLLNNAAKTVPPPDILSGLSDQGFSGTLNFKLDLSASPGKVIINGQLKNGSVTRDFVDSEFALDANNKLTVTDPDLAGLEIQFAQKANDGAEYNFSFGTKGLFGNVDQNTAGPKTVYDHANVKGEADQGIFDVLFAARDLFRDDSIPDFKQKVDELIAKLSQQSDHILQQRVAEGARVRHFESLQDQLLDQEVKLTQSMEKIEGADVARLSIEAAQQELAYNASLAVGAKILSTSLLDFLR; from the coding sequence ATGAGAATAACCAATAGGTATATGGCTAACAACATGCTCAATAACATCCAGAATAACCTCAGTAAGTTAGCCAGAAGCCAGGAACAAATTGCTACCAGCAAAAGAATGTTAAGACCAAGCGATGACCCCAATATGCTGGGGCAACTGCTGTCCATTAAGAATACCCTGTCCTATAACGAACAGTATGCGAGAAATATTGATGATGGTTTATCTTATCTGGATATGAATGATGCGGCCATGGGAACCCTGGGCGACGTCCTGAAAAAAGTTCAGGAACTAACCCTGCAAGGTGCCAACGACACTTATAACTCGGAAGATAGAAAAGCCATCGCCGAGCAGATTGACAAAATGATTGACCAGGTGGTTGATTTAGGAAACTCCACCGTGGGCGGTAAATATATCTATGCCGGGACCACTAACGGAAACCCACCCTTTGAAAGACAGGGGGATGTCATTTACTACAAGGGAGATTTACACGGGGTTTACCGTGAGGTGCTGGCGGGAACTGATTATCGCATTGACACTCCGGGGGTTACCATTGGAATTGGTTACGATCTACTCAATAATGCAGCCAAAACAGTTCCACCGCCGGATATTCTCAGTGGATTATCCGACCAGGGCTTTAGTGGCACTTTAAACTTTAAGCTGGATCTTTCAGCCAGTCCCGGCAAAGTAATCATCAACGGACAACTGAAGAATGGTTCGGTTACCAGAGATTTCGTCGATAGTGAATTCGCATTGGATGCCAACAATAAACTTACCGTCACAGATCCAGATTTAGCCGGCCTGGAAATTCAGTTTGCCCAAAAGGCTAATGATGGTGCCGAGTATAATTTTTCCTTTGGCACAAAGGGCTTGTTTGGTAATGTAGACCAGAATACAGCCGGGCCCAAAACCGTATATGATCATGCTAATGTAAAGGGTGAAGCAGATCAAGGCATTTTTGATGTTTTATTTGCTGCCCGGGATCTCTTTAGGGATGACAGTATTCCTGATTTTAAGCAAAAAGTTGATGAATTAATCGCTAAATTAAGCCAACAAAGCGATCACATCTTGCAGCAAAGGGTTGCCGAAGGTGCCAGGGTAAGGCATTTCGAATCATTGCAAGATCAGTTGCTGGATCAGGAAGTTAAACTCACGCAATCTATGGAAAAAATTGAGGGGGCAGACGTAGCCAGACTGTCCATAGAAGCGGCACAACAGGAATTAGCCTATAATGCTTCCCTGGCAGTGGGGGCAAAGATTCTTAGTACTTCTCTATTAGACTTCCTTCGGTAA
- the flgN gene encoding flagellar export chaperone FlgN has translation MESLFFKLKDILIKQQETVLELVSLAQEHTLAMKENNANQILAVVKQLENKSNILQTQDETRKEIQTELALSLGLPAESTLSHILQHTAQQKVVQEINDLSLTINNNLAQLKDILKLNDIMAKRGLMFTQQLKNIMQPKDNSTYQRSGEVVKQSGNRSLFDKSI, from the coding sequence ATGGAGTCTTTATTTTTTAAGCTAAAGGATATTCTGATAAAGCAACAGGAGACGGTACTGGAACTGGTTTCCTTAGCCCAGGAACATACCCTGGCGATGAAAGAGAACAATGCCAATCAAATACTGGCAGTTGTCAAGCAACTGGAGAACAAAAGTAATATACTGCAAACACAGGACGAAACCAGAAAGGAAATTCAAACAGAACTAGCATTAAGCTTAGGGCTGCCGGCAGAAAGTACCCTCAGCCATATTTTGCAACACACTGCGCAGCAAAAAGTGGTTCAAGAAATAAACGACCTGTCCCTGACAATTAATAACAACCTAGCACAGTTAAAGGACATTCTAAAATTAAACGATATTATGGCTAAAAGAGGACTTATGTTTACCCAACAATTAAAGAACATTATGCAACCTAAGGATAACAGTACTTACCAAAGGTCCGGTGAGGTAGTTAAACAATCCGGTAATCGGTCCTTGTTTGATAAATCGATTTAG
- the flgM gene encoding flagellar biosynthesis anti-sigma factor FlgM, with the protein MKISGTGFKPTEALKAYNRNQAANGKPKVSSNQGDTVQLSKEATFKKEIEVALKNLPEVREDLVNRLSKEVKSGTYQPDPHKIAKGILQERLLDKEI; encoded by the coding sequence ATGAAAATATCAGGAACCGGCTTTAAACCCACCGAGGCACTCAAGGCCTATAACCGTAATCAGGCTGCCAACGGTAAACCCAAAGTCAGTTCAAACCAAGGTGATACCGTGCAGCTTTCCAAAGAGGCAACCTTTAAAAAGGAAATAGAAGTAGCTTTAAAAAATCTCCCCGAAGTACGGGAAGACTTAGTTAACAGGCTCAGTAAAGAAGTTAAATCCGGCACCTATCAGCCGGATCCCCATAAAATTGCAAAGGGCATACTGCAAGAGAGGCTCCTGGACAAAGAGATTTAA
- a CDS encoding flagellar protein FlaG → MKIGAGGLQNLIAQEIATKFSDFANRVKPLPDPVDMQAQEVCKKLLSAKDLNKAVEHLNQLAKMFNLGIEFKLVKDSKPPKVKLKARDGREIELSPEEVEELLNKAEPQKGNELDRYA, encoded by the coding sequence ATGAAAATTGGCGCAGGTGGTCTGCAAAACCTTATTGCCCAGGAGATAGCCACAAAATTTAGTGATTTTGCTAACAGAGTTAAGCCCTTGCCGGACCCGGTGGACATGCAGGCGCAGGAAGTCTGTAAAAAACTCCTTTCGGCCAAGGATTTGAACAAGGCTGTTGAACATCTTAACCAACTTGCCAAGATGTTTAATTTAGGTATTGAGTTTAAACTGGTTAAAGATAGTAAACCACCTAAAGTTAAACTTAAAGCCAGGGATGGCAGGGAAATTGAATTGTCCCCGGAGGAAGTTGAGGAACTACTTAATAAAGCAGAACCCCAGAAGGGCAATGAATTGGATCGATATGCCTAA
- the flgK gene encoding flagellar hook-associated protein FlgK has translation MPGGTWFGIETARRGMNVHQQALDITGHNLANASTPGYSRQEAVIKASSPYTSPDINTSVTPGQFGTGSLVEMIRRVKDEYLDNNVRQATTDYAYWNEQISFHQRAEALFAEPAGAGIGQRIVDFFKAWMDLNNTPQDSGIKAAVVQVGDELAALMSSTYSQLTDIQNSIYDSTNNTGKMYQLTTQINNLLSEISSLSETIKKITSLGQQPNDLLDLRDQKLEQLSEIGPVTLTEDPLTGNISNLTFFGINIDLQNLSQFSLEIDINDDILLRYNKTPAEDFNLTANAGDYNLGGGLLGAEKARQDIIDYKDRLGEIAKFLYDNIQDVGVATFYEGDLASGTFKVNQTLNTTPALLDGTRARAMANLRDKDMSAAIPYNLEEYFSELVTVVGNKSKTSDGLAANNQAIKQQITSLRDSVSGVSTDEELTKMIQFQYGYMASARMINTIDGMLDVVINRLSRG, from the coding sequence ATGCCAGGTGGAACTTGGTTTGGAATAGAGACTGCACGCAGAGGAATGAATGTACATCAGCAGGCCCTGGACATCACCGGGCATAACCTGGCTAATGCCAGTACCCCGGGTTATTCTAGGCAGGAGGCTGTCATCAAGGCATCCTCTCCCTATACCAGTCCAGATATAAATACATCCGTAACACCGGGACAATTTGGTACCGGTTCTCTGGTGGAAATGATACGTCGGGTGAAGGATGAGTATCTTGATAACAACGTAAGACAAGCCACCACCGACTATGCTTACTGGAACGAACAAATCTCCTTTCATCAGAGGGCTGAGGCGTTATTTGCTGAACCAGCCGGAGCCGGTATAGGTCAAAGAATTGTCGACTTTTTTAAGGCTTGGATGGATTTAAACAATACACCTCAGGATTCCGGCATCAAGGCAGCAGTGGTGCAGGTTGGGGATGAACTGGCTGCTTTAATGTCCTCCACCTATAGCCAATTAACAGATATTCAAAATAGTATTTATGACAGCACCAATAATACCGGTAAGATGTACCAACTGACCACGCAGATTAATAATTTATTGTCCGAAATTAGTAGCTTATCCGAGACCATTAAAAAGATCACTAGCTTAGGGCAACAGCCCAATGACTTACTAGATTTAAGAGATCAAAAGCTTGAACAACTGAGCGAAATTGGTCCAGTTACACTAACGGAGGATCCATTAACCGGTAATATTTCTAATCTAACCTTTTTTGGCATTAACATTGATCTGCAAAATCTAAGTCAGTTTTCACTGGAAATAGACATAAATGATGATATACTTCTCCGGTATAATAAAACCCCGGCAGAAGACTTTAATTTAACTGCTAATGCTGGGGATTACAACTTGGGAGGCGGCCTTTTAGGTGCTGAAAAAGCCAGACAGGATATTATTGACTATAAAGACAGACTGGGAGAAATTGCCAAATTTCTTTATGATAACATTCAAGATGTCGGTGTAGCTACCTTTTATGAAGGAGATTTAGCCTCGGGTACCTTTAAAGTAAATCAGACCCTGAACACAACGCCGGCCCTGCTGGACGGGACAAGGGCGAGAGCTATGGCAAACTTGCGGGACAAGGATATGTCCGCTGCCATACCCTATAATCTAGAGGAGTATTTCAGCGAGTTAGTAACCGTTGTGGGTAACAAATCGAAAACTTCTGATGGCCTGGCTGCCAACAACCAAGCCATTAAGCAACAGATTACCAGTTTGCGGGATTCTGTTTCCGGTGTATCCACGGACGAAGAATTAACCAAAATGATTCAGTTCCAGTATGGCTATATGGCTTCAGCCCGTATGATTAACACCATTGACGGTATGCTGGATGTGGTCATTAACCGTCTATCCAGGGGGTAG